A window from gamma proteobacterium SS-5 encodes these proteins:
- the recJ gene encoding single-stranded-DNA-specific exonuclease RecJ — translation MQRRSPDPACLSALTGLDPLLARIYAARGVSDPSQLDLQARRLLPPQRLDGLDAAAQMLQQALRQGQRIVIVGDYDADGATGTALALRGLAALGFRQLDFLAPDRFLYGYGLSPAIVELALRNRPDLLITVDNGISSIDGVAAAKAAGLGVIVTDHHLPGAELPAADVLVNPNLPGSGFPSKAMAGVGVVFYLLLALRATLRESGWFGPNRPEPNLAELTDLVALGTVADVVPLDQNNRILVEQGLKRLRSGRGNPGIRALLSLAGRDPAQVTATDLGFAAGPRLNAAGRLDDMSLGIHCLLTDDLNRAMELARQLDQLNRERRGIEAEMQQEADLLLQRLFDHSDGWPQGVCLQGADWHQGVVGIVASRVKERLHRPVIAFAPVDDGSLKGSGRSIEGLHLRDALDAVACRHPQLIQRFGGHAMAAGLSIPASAYADFAAAFDAEVRRQLGDEPREPLIHSDGELAPAQFSLDTAWSLRQAGPWGQRFPEPLFDGRFRILQRRIVGEQHLKLRLRPEQGPELDAIAFFMAEHRDHPGDELHAAYRLDINHYRGEQNLQLQLVHIE, via the coding sequence ATCCAGCGCCGCAGCCCCGATCCGGCCTGCCTGTCTGCCCTGACCGGGCTGGACCCCCTGCTGGCGCGCATCTACGCCGCCCGGGGGGTGAGCGATCCGAGCCAGTTGGACCTGCAGGCGCGGCGGTTGCTGCCGCCGCAGCGGCTGGATGGTCTGGACGCCGCCGCCCAGATGCTGCAGCAGGCCCTGCGCCAAGGCCAGCGTATCGTGATCGTTGGCGATTATGACGCCGATGGTGCCACGGGCACGGCGCTGGCGCTGCGCGGGCTGGCCGCCTTGGGCTTTCGGCAGCTCGATTTTCTCGCCCCGGATCGTTTTCTCTATGGCTATGGCCTGTCACCGGCCATTGTCGAGCTGGCCCTGCGCAATCGGCCCGATCTGCTGATCACCGTGGACAACGGCATCTCCAGCATCGATGGGGTGGCGGCGGCCAAGGCGGCGGGGCTTGGCGTCATCGTCACCGACCACCACCTACCGGGCGCTGAGCTGCCCGCTGCGGATGTCCTGGTGAACCCCAACCTGCCCGGTTCCGGCTTTCCCAGCAAGGCAATGGCCGGGGTCGGCGTGGTGTTTTATCTGCTGCTGGCCCTGCGCGCCACCCTGCGCGAGAGCGGCTGGTTCGGCCCCAATCGGCCCGAGCCCAATCTGGCCGAGCTGACCGACCTGGTGGCCCTGGGCACGGTGGCCGATGTGGTGCCCCTGGATCAGAACAACCGCATCCTGGTGGAACAGGGCCTCAAGCGCCTACGCAGCGGCCGCGGCAATCCCGGCATACGCGCCCTGCTCAGCCTGGCCGGGCGCGATCCGGCCCAGGTCACGGCAACGGACCTGGGCTTTGCCGCTGGCCCCCGACTCAATGCCGCCGGCCGCCTGGACGACATGAGCCTGGGCATCCACTGCCTGCTCACCGATGACCTCAATCGGGCCATGGAGCTGGCGCGTCAGCTCGATCAGCTCAACCGTGAGCGGCGCGGCATAGAGGCGGAGATGCAGCAGGAAGCGGATCTATTGCTACAGCGGCTGTTCGACCACTCCGATGGCTGGCCCCAGGGGGTCTGTCTGCAGGGCGCGGACTGGCATCAGGGGGTGGTGGGCATAGTCGCCTCGCGGGTGAAGGAGCGCCTGCACCGGCCAGTAATCGCCTTCGCCCCCGTCGATGACGGCAGCCTCAAGGGCTCGGGCCGCTCCATCGAGGGCCTGCATCTGCGCGATGCCCTGGATGCCGTGGCCTGCCGTCACCCCCAGCTGATTCAACGCTTTGGCGGCCATGCCATGGCCGCTGGGCTGAGCATCCCCGCCAGCGCCTATGCCGATTTTGCCGCCGCCTTCGATGCCGAGGTACGCCGTCAGCTGGGTGATGAGCCCCGCGAGCCCCTGATCCACAGCGATGGCGAGCTGGCCCCGGCGCAGTTCAGCCTGGACACCGCCTGGAGCCTGCGCCAGGCCGGGCCCTGGGGGCAGCGCTTCCCCGAGCCCCTGTTCGATGGCCGCTTTCGCATCCTGCAGCGGCGCATCGTCGGCGAGCAGCACCTCAAACTCCGTCTGCGTCCCGAGCAGGGACCAGAGCTGGACGCCATCGCCTTCTTCATGGCCGAGCACCGAGACCATCCCGGTGATGAGTTGCATGCCGCCTATCGGCTGGACATCAATCACTATCGGGGCGAACAGAACCTGCAGCTGCAACTGGTGCATATCGAGTGA
- a CDS encoding DUF615 domain-containing protein produces MKRQPIDQTSNAAWDEDGDEDWDEDELLEGLDGFGDEDPYGDDHEAEEMPDEDREEGDDEGEMEVIWVQPGAAAGADGDEEADEGAERVYAERPNKSALKREMQSLQDLAERLLEQGPERLLPLRFSDKLMQALAEGRRLKVANARRRHLRYLARLLSQEDINAAEQFIAEIDARHATNTRQFHRLEQWRDRLLQEGDAALTELLREYPQADRQLVRQLMRNAQREQAQGKPPASARKLFKLLRALG; encoded by the coding sequence ATGAAACGGCAGCCCATTGATCAAACATCGAACGCAGCCTGGGATGAAGACGGGGATGAAGACTGGGACGAGGACGAGCTCCTGGAGGGCCTGGACGGGTTCGGGGATGAAGATCCTTATGGAGACGATCATGAAGCCGAGGAAATGCCCGACGAGGACCGGGAGGAAGGGGATGACGAGGGCGAAATGGAGGTCATCTGGGTTCAGCCCGGTGCCGCAGCCGGTGCCGATGGTGATGAAGAGGCGGATGAAGGGGCCGAGCGGGTCTATGCCGAGCGCCCCAACAAGAGCGCCCTGAAGCGGGAGATGCAGTCCCTGCAAGACCTGGCCGAGCGCCTGCTGGAACAAGGCCCGGAGCGGTTGTTGCCCCTGCGCTTCTCAGACAAGCTGATGCAGGCCCTGGCAGAAGGGCGGCGGCTGAAGGTGGCCAATGCCCGCCGTCGTCATCTGCGCTACCTGGCCCGCCTGTTGAGCCAGGAAGACATCAACGCGGCGGAGCAGTTCATCGCCGAGATCGACGCCCGTCACGCCACCAACACGCGCCAGTTCCACCGGCTGGAGCAATGGCGCGACCGCCTGCTACAGGAGGGCGATGCCGCTCTGACCGAACTGTTGCGCGAATACCCCCAGGCGGACCGCCAGCTAGTGCGCCAGCTGATGCGCAATGCCCAGCGCGAACAGGCCCAGGGCAAGCCCCCGGCCTCGGCACGCAAGCTGTTCAAGCTGCTGCGCGCTCTGGGCTAA
- a CDS encoding two-component system response regulator, which produces MSTATVLIVDDEPSNLSLLMHLLRSDYQVRAANSGENALRAAANEPRPDLILLDVMMPEMSGEEVLARLRNNPATLDIPVIFVTALADVDDEERGLELGAADYITKQIKPAVVLARVRTQLEAKQARDWLKDQNAFLEAEVSRRMVENDLTQLVSIRALAHLAETRDPETGNHILRTQNYVRALALRLRQHPRFSTVLDSRTIDLLTKSAPLHDIGKVGIPDSILQKPGSLTPDEWLIMKTHSRLGADAIEQAEIDVEQPVAFFSLAKEIAHWHHEKWDGSGYPDGLKGDAIPLSARLMAVADVFDALISPRVYKPAMSYAKAREIITEGSGSHFDPDIAAAFLEGFAAMTAIADQYQDRGHP; this is translated from the coding sequence TTGTCCACTGCAACCGTCCTGATCGTCGATGACGAACCCAGCAACCTGTCGTTGCTGATGCATCTGTTGCGATCGGATTATCAAGTGCGCGCCGCCAATTCGGGCGAGAACGCGCTGCGTGCAGCGGCGAACGAGCCGCGTCCGGACCTCATCTTGCTGGATGTCATGATGCCGGAAATGAGTGGTGAAGAGGTTCTTGCCCGTCTTCGCAACAACCCAGCCACCCTCGACATTCCGGTAATTTTCGTCACCGCGCTCGCCGATGTTGACGATGAAGAGCGTGGTTTGGAGCTTGGGGCCGCTGACTACATTACCAAGCAGATCAAGCCCGCCGTTGTTCTGGCCAGGGTGCGTACGCAACTCGAAGCAAAGCAAGCCCGTGACTGGCTGAAAGACCAGAACGCCTTCCTCGAAGCGGAAGTCTCCCGGCGCATGGTCGAGAACGACCTGACTCAACTGGTCAGCATTCGGGCCTTGGCCCATTTGGCCGAGACGCGCGATCCCGAAACAGGCAATCACATCTTGCGGACGCAGAATTATGTTCGTGCCCTGGCGCTGCGACTCAGGCAGCATCCGCGGTTTTCCACTGTCCTCGACTCACGCACCATCGACCTGCTGACCAAGTCGGCGCCACTGCACGATATTGGCAAGGTTGGCATACCGGACAGCATTCTGCAGAAACCGGGCAGCTTGACTCCTGATGAGTGGCTGATCATGAAGACCCATTCCCGGCTGGGGGCCGATGCCATCGAACAGGCAGAGATCGATGTCGAGCAGCCTGTTGCCTTTTTCTCGCTGGCCAAGGAGATCGCCCATTGGCACCACGAAAAATGGGACGGCAGCGGCTATCCCGATGGACTCAAGGGTGACGCGATTCCGCTTTCCGCGCGCCTGATGGCAGTGGCCGACGTGTTCGATGCCCTGATCTCGCCGCGCGTGTACAAACCCGCGATGAGTTATGCAAAGGCCCGCGAGATTATTACCGAAGGCAGCGGCAGCCATTTCGATCCGGACATCGCAGCGGCTTTTCTCGAAGGCTTTGCTGCCATGACCGCCATCGCCGATCAATACCAGGACCGGGGCCATCCGTAA
- the mobA gene encoding molybdenum cofactor guanylyltransferase: MIRHPQPSTLGPNPLDPSPSATEADRGHRPSLSGIILAGGRGQRMGGIDKGWQEYQGQPLIQYALERLRPQVDEVLISANRNLARYQQLGHPVVSDLQQGFPGPLAGILAAGRQASAPWLLVVPCDLPQLPLDLAERLLAAAEQEAAPLAMAHDGVRSQQLCLLLQRRLLDDLDGYLACGERRVISWIERHSWTQADFSDRPQAFSNLNHPTPK; encoded by the coding sequence ATGATACGCCATCCCCAGCCATCAACCCTAGGCCCAAACCCACTGGACCCTTCACCGAGCGCAACCGAAGCGGACAGGGGGCACAGACCCAGCCTCAGCGGCATCATCCTCGCCGGGGGACGCGGCCAGCGCATGGGCGGCATCGACAAGGGCTGGCAGGAATACCAGGGCCAGCCCCTGATCCAATACGCCCTGGAGCGCCTTCGACCGCAGGTGGACGAGGTCCTGATCAGCGCCAACCGCAACCTGGCACGCTATCAACAGCTGGGTCATCCGGTAGTCAGCGACCTGCAGCAGGGCTTTCCCGGCCCCCTGGCCGGCATTCTAGCCGCCGGTCGGCAGGCCAGCGCCCCATGGCTGCTGGTCGTCCCCTGCGACCTGCCCCAGCTGCCGCTGGACCTGGCCGAACGCCTGCTCGCCGCCGCCGAGCAAGAGGCGGCACCCCTGGCCATGGCCCACGACGGCGTGCGCAGCCAGCAACTCTGCCTGCTGTTGCAGCGCCGCCTGCTGGATGATCTGGATGGCTACCTGGCCTGCGGCGAGCGCCGGGTGATCAGCTGGATTGAACGCCACTCTTGGACCCAGGCCGATTTCTCCGACCGGCCCCAGGCCTTTTCCAACCTCAACCACCCAACCCCGAAATAA